The window AAGATCATTAATTGAAGCAATATCACATTTTGAAATATCAGGTGTGAGCCTCATTCAACAAAAACTTTATTCTATTCAGTCAGTCACGCACAGGGCAAACCACTCGAAAGAGTGAGACGCAAAGCTTCCGGCCTAAACCACTCGTTGGTATGGTAGCGGGGTTACCGATGGCAAAATGCGGTAATTACTAACAATTTAGTAATTTACGGCTTATTGACAATTTAATTGCAACATTTTGCTAATCTCTCGGACCTGCTTATTTGGTGGCGTAGTTCAAATACACCGAGATAGATAACATGGATAAACCGATACTAAAGGACTCAATGAAATTATTTGAGCCCCTAGGAAAAATAAAATCACGCTCAATGTTTGGTGGATTCGGGCTTTTTGCTGATGACACTATGTTTGCTCTGGTTGTTAACGACCAGCTGCACATAAGAGCGGACAAAGACACAACAAAGCAATTCGAGCAACAAGGGTTTCGACCATACGTCTACAAAAAACGTGGTTTCCCTGTCGTCACAAAGTATTTCGCATTGCCGGAAGGCTTGTGGCAAGACCAAGAGAAAATCTTGCAGCTTGCTACGACGTCTTTGGGGTTTGCTAAAGAAGAGAAAGCTGAGCAATCTTCTGCTAAGCCAACTCGATTAAAGGACCTCCCTAACCTTCGACTCGCTACCGAGCGTATGTTAAAAAAGGCTGGGATCGATTCTGTAGAATGTTTATATGAATCTGGCTCTGTAAACGCATTTAACGCCATCAAGGAATCACATGCTTCCTCTGTCAGCATTGAGCTGCTTTGGGCGCTAGAAGGTGCGATCAATGGTACTCATTGGTCTGTTATACCGCAGCAACGTCGTGAAGAGCTTATCAGTCGCGTCAATTAATATTGTCAGTTCAAACTATCTACATAACTAAGCCGCATTCTTGCGGCTTTTTTTATATCTGTTGAAAGTTAATCTATGCTTTGCCTGTCTATCTATACTAATGGTATGCATTGAAAAATTAGAGGAAGTATCAATGAGTAAGAAAATGATATTGGGTATCGTATTGGTCGTAACGATCGTCTTGTTAGGCGTCAATTTCGGCCAATACCTAACACTTGAGAATGCGAAAGCTCAACAAGCTGTTTTGAATGACTACATCGAGAGCAATTTTATTGCCGCTGCTGCAATTTACTTCGCCGCCTATGTCATGATCACGGCTTTCTCAATTCCTGGCGCTGCGGTTGTTACTCTGTTAGGCGCTGCCTTGTTTGGTTTCTGGAACAGTTTACTGCTGGTATCTTTTGCGAGTGCTATTGGTGCAACTCTCGCCTTCTTAAGTAGCCGCTACCTGTTACGTGACTGGATCCAAACCAAGTTTGGTGACAAGTTAGCAACGATTAACAAGGGCGTTGAAAAAGACGGGGCATTTTACTTATTCTCTCTGCGTCTGATTCCTGTCTTCCCATTTTTCCTTATCAACCTGTTAATGGGGTTAACCCCAATGTCGGTAACTCGTTACTACATCACAAGCCAAATAGGGATGTTGCCAGGTACTGCGGTTTTCTTGAATGCTGGTACTCAACTCGCAGAAATTGATTCACTTTCGGGTATCGTATCTCCTTCAGTACTATTGTCATTTGCCTTGTTGGGGGTATTCCCAATTATTGCTAAATGGTTGATGAGTAAGTTCCGCTCAGCACCTGTGGCTGACTAACGTGTATAGCGGAATAACGTATATAACTGACTAAAACCCAAAGCCGAATAAGGTTCTATTTCAATGAAAATCTTCAGTGCATCGAATCCTACAGAAGCCCATATCATCTGTGGATTGTTAGAAAGTGAGAATATTGCGTGTGAAGTCCGTGGTGAGGGCTTGTTCGGTTTGAAAGGGGAAATCCCATTCACTGAGGAAACTGACCCTTACGTATGGTTATATGAGCCAGAATTGGCCAGTAAAGCCCGCACGATAGTCAATGACTACCAAAAACAGCAAGATTCGATCATCTATGAAGAGTGGCGTTGTGGTGAGTGCCATGAAGTCAACGAAGCGCAATTCGGTTCTTGCTGGCAATGTGGTGCTGCATCACCAGAGTAAGAACATTACGAACGATACTCCTCCCTTAAAATAAAAACGGGAAGCTAATATTAGCTTCCCGTTTTTATTTAATTCGATTTATTTGTTCAGATAGCGAACCAAGAGGATCATTGGATTTGTTTTTGAATAAACGCGATAGAACGTTGGTTGAACTCTTCAGGGTTTTCAACATTACACACATGTCCGCAATTCGCTATTTCCACTAACTCACTCGACTCGTGCGCTTCAACCATCTCTTTTACCGGCTTGATGAACATGTAGTCACGTTCTCCCATCAAATAAAGAGTCGGGATCGGCAACTCTCTATCTTTGAAGTATTTCATTAGAGGGTTCACATCAGCGGTAAGGATGAACCAACGTTTAAATTCTTTTTGACACAGTTTTTTGGCTTCGCGGATAAATAGATGGCGAGATTCTTTTTGGCTTTTCTGCGGCATAACAACATAAGCAAAAAGGCTGTATAGCCACATGTATGGAATGATGTGCTTGCTTAAATTACCCAGCTTTATTAGTACTTGAGAGCGAGTATTGAGCTTAGTCACTGCACCACCGAGTACCATTGAACGCACGCGCCCTGCCGCTAATTCCGCTACGTTGCGAACAATAATCGTCCCGAGAGACATACCAACGAAATGCGCTGAACGGATTTTTAGATGATCAAGAACTTTAAGGATATCGAGCGTGACCGATTTGAACGTATA of the Vibrio lentus genome contains:
- a CDS encoding DUF2007 domain-containing protein, giving the protein MKIFSASNPTEAHIICGLLESENIACEVRGEGLFGLKGEIPFTEETDPYVWLYEPELASKARTIVNDYQKQQDSIIYEEWRCGECHEVNEAQFGSCWQCGAASPE
- a CDS encoding alpha/beta fold hydrolase encodes the protein MSESLLFHKTFTHPTSDEWVVFVHGAGGSSSIWFKQIKAYKQHFNLLLIDLRGHGKSDSILKGLITNRYTFKSVTLDILKVLDHLKIRSAHFVGMSLGTIIVRNVAELAAGRVRSMVLGGAVTKLNTRSQVLIKLGNLSKHIIPYMWLYSLFAYVVMPQKSQKESRHLFIREAKKLCQKEFKRWFILTADVNPLMKYFKDRELPIPTLYLMGERDYMFIKPVKEMVEAHESSELVEIANCGHVCNVENPEEFNQRSIAFIQKQIQ
- a CDS encoding TfoX/Sxy family DNA transformation protein, whose amino-acid sequence is MDKPILKDSMKLFEPLGKIKSRSMFGGFGLFADDTMFALVVNDQLHIRADKDTTKQFEQQGFRPYVYKKRGFPVVTKYFALPEGLWQDQEKILQLATTSLGFAKEEKAEQSSAKPTRLKDLPNLRLATERMLKKAGIDSVECLYESGSVNAFNAIKESHASSVSIELLWALEGAINGTHWSVIPQQRREELISRVN
- a CDS encoding TVP38/TMEM64 family protein, translated to MSKKMILGIVLVVTIVLLGVNFGQYLTLENAKAQQAVLNDYIESNFIAAAAIYFAAYVMITAFSIPGAAVVTLLGAALFGFWNSLLLVSFASAIGATLAFLSSRYLLRDWIQTKFGDKLATINKGVEKDGAFYLFSLRLIPVFPFFLINLLMGLTPMSVTRYYITSQIGMLPGTAVFLNAGTQLAEIDSLSGIVSPSVLLSFALLGVFPIIAKWLMSKFRSAPVAD